In Mustela nigripes isolate SB6536 chromosome 9, MUSNIG.SB6536, whole genome shotgun sequence, the sequence ATTCTATAATTCTAGAATTTCTAGGTTTAAAAAGCTATTCTAAACCAAGTCGAGCAGcagatacatttataaatatgtgaGAGAAACTCGTGTGCATGaaatcttggttttcttttattacttttcttctaTAACTGTGAAATGAATGAGTTGGAAGAATTTAGGGTTTATGTCCAGTCcaagcaaaattaaattaaaggtaattaataaaagaaaagagggcaAGAAGTAAGGGGGGAGttatattttgcaaaaaaaaagatgatgatggaTTCATTCAAGTTCCTGGATTATAATGTCCAAGGAAAGATAcagactttccttcttttctggaaTAACCCCAATGTTAATGAACTCTAGGGCAATCCGGGGGTGCTCAGTGCAATGCCTGTTGCAATGCAAGTTCAAGAGACTGTGCAGGCAGTGATCATAGAGACCCCTGGAGCCATCCCATTGGTATTTGTGCTGGACTTTAAAGACGCAAGCCAAGGTGTGACTTCTAGATGATCATGTATCCTTGGGGACAGAGTTTGTCCCAGAAAAATTATGAAGTAGGCAAACTCCCCTGGGCTTCAGTgaattcttttctaaaattaaggGGATTGGAATATAAGAACTCTAAGATGGCTTCacttctaccattttttttttttttttgccacttttaCCATTACATTCCATGATGTACCTACTTTACCATGATACTGATGGCGATGGTAACACTCACGGCTGACCGCCACTTCCTTTTCACACTTCACTTTTCCATATAATCAACCTACTGCTATATCTTCCTGGACCATGGCAAAagcaaagttaaaaacaaaaaactatactGACCTTCAAACTGGGAGGGTTCATTTGGAACTCTTCCTTTAGAGACCAGGAAAATAGTATAACTTTCCCAAACCTTAACCTAAGGCTAACAGCCAGTAGAGCCCATGGTTGAACCTCAGTGGATCTGTATCAGTGAGAGGCAGGTACCTCTCACACCCAATTAGGAAAATCAACGTATTTTTAAGCAATCGTGCTAACAGTTTGCCTCCTGCATTAGGCATTAACCCTAGATTCTTTTCTCAGCTATCATGATGGAAAACAACTCATCGTTCattcagagggagaggcaaactgAGTTCATCAGACTCCAAGACCCATGCTAATCATTGATCAAGTAATGCCAAAATATTCAATAGCTAAGGATCTCTGGCTTGTTCCCGTTCTTAAGAATCTGTTTAGCACAGTTAATACTTCACAAAATCGAAGAGCTTGGTTGTTGTAAAGCCCAAAGGGCTTGGAATCATTAGATTTATGATTTCAGTTGAGCTCTGTCACTATCTACCTGATAAGATAGACAAGTCATGTCCCTGCATATCACTGCTTCTAAGGGTAAGAGAACCCCTGAAATTCATCCAGGGATCGACAGAAGGAGAATGGTGTCTTTGATAAAGTCATAGAAATTTTTGCGTCCATTTAATTGAAGATGGGTTCCAGGAGcttcaaaacaaaactgaaataactTACCTAGAGTAGATTGCATTGGGAAGGAGAGGAATGAAAAGGCATCACAGAAGCAAAGATGGGGTGTTCCAGGTAGGAACAGTGAGCCAGTAAAAAAGACTTTGGTTTTAAGATGAATTACTCATAGTCAATTTGTGCACTAGATCGAATGATTATTAAAAATCTGCCTCCAAGTATGCTGCATCCccgaatctgaaaaaaaaaaaaaaatgaaatgatgctttctcatttgtatttattcttggGCAACTCGGCCTGACATATTtcgttgtttgttgttgttgttttaagttttgaCTCGGCGTTGCATTTGCTCATCACCCCTGCCCTCGCATACATATCTCACTTTTACTACCGGCCACCCCAAACACGGGGATGTGTCCAGTTTCACTACAGCTCTCGGCGTTTACAAGTGCGGAGCGCTTGCTTTCGGAGCGCCCTCCTGATTGGCTGGGCCCATGTCAGTGACGTCAACCAACTTACTTTTGATTGGAAGGCCGGTTGCTGGGACTCTAGCGTTTGCAGGAAGTCACTTAACTGTTTGCAAGCTGGAGAACCGCACCTGAAGTTTTCTTTTGTCACGAGCGCGCGCGCCAGTGCCCGGGGAAGGCGTGTCCCCCGGCTCCGCGGGCGGGACCGCGGGCGCGGAGGCCCCGGCGCGGCTCCCGGACCGAGAGGCGCTCCCGAGGCTGGGCAGCGGCCCCCTTTCTAGCCTCCCGGCGGTTACCCTTTTAAATGTCAGCGTTCGAGGCGGCCGGGGTAGCACGAGGCGGCGAAACGGAACAGTCGGATTGGCCGCACGCCTCGGTTCCAGACGCACCTCTCCACCGAAGGGCCGTTCTGACTGGCAGGGGGAGAAAGTAAACAGAGTTGAATCACCCTCCCCGCTGGCCAATTGGAGGGGGTTTGGATTGTGACGTGATGGGATTCTGCGAAACTGTTACTGAGCGAGAGAATGCCGGAACGGTGCGGTCCGGCCGGAGCAGGGGCTCAGACGGCGTCCGCCGACGGGGGGAAAAGTGTCTCTTAGACGCGGCGCTCGGTCCGGCCCTCGCCACCCGCGCCGGGGTGGTCGGGTGAATGTCCTGGGGCTTTGGCTGGACGGAGAGGCGGCGGAGGGCGTGGACCGCGCTTGCAGTTTCCTCTCCCAGCGCCTCGGGGGCGTCTTCCAGCGAATAAACTTGCGGCCGCCACGTGTGGCATCTTTCCAAGGGAGCCGGCTCGGAGCGGCCGGCGCGCCCGTCGGGGGGATCACgccgggcgcggggcgcgggcggcggcgagcggcggcggcggcggcggcggcggcggcggcagcagcagcgcGGCGGAGCCCGGGGCCGTGGATGCTGCGTGCGGAGGCGCTGCCGGTTACGTAAAGATGAGGGGCTGAGGTCGCCTCGCGCTCCTGCGAGTCGGAagcgccccgcgcccccgcccccttggccgccgcgccgcgccgcgctcGTCGTCCGAGGCCAGGGCAGGGCGAGCCGAACCTCCGCAGCCACCGCCAAGTTCGGCCGCGCCGCCGGGGCTGCTGTCGCCCGCACCATGTCCGCGGCCGCCTACATGGACTTCGTGGCTGCCCAGTGTCTGGTTTCTATTTCGAACCGCGCTGCGGTGCCGGAGCATGGGGGCGCTCCGGACGCCGAGCGACTGCGACTCCCTGAGCGCGAGGTGACCAAGGAGCACGGCGACCCGGGGGACACCTGGAAGGATTACTGCACGCTGGTCACCATCGCCAAGAGCTTGTTGGACCTGAACAAGTACCGACCCATCCAGACCCCCTCGGTGTGCAGCGACAGTCTGGAGAGTCCGGATGAGGATATGGGATCCGACAGCGACGTGACCACCGAATCTGGGTCGAGTCCTTCTCACAGCCCGGAGGAGAGACCGGATCCTGGCAGCGCGCCCAGCccgctctccctcctccaccctggAGTGGCTGCGAAGGGGAAACACGCCTCCGAGAAGAGGCACAAGTGCCCCTACAGCGGCTGTGGGAAAGTCTATGGAAAATCCTCCCATCTCAAAGCCCATTACAGAGTGCATACAGGTTAGcggcgtctccctctcccaccgaGCTCTGGGGCTGGTTAACCTTTGGCCGGGCAGTCTTTCCGGGCGTTAAGGACACCACGCTCGGCCTCAAGGGTGCCCACATTTTGGATAAGATGCTGTTTAACGCTTTAAAGGTTGGAGCCGCGTAGAGACGGAAAAGCTCCCTCTCTCCGTAATCGTCTCCAGTCTCTAGAAGCCATGGAGAGCCTTAACCTGGCGGGCAGAGTGAGTGCGGAGTGCCAGCCCCTGTGCGTGGCTCGGAGGGGAGTGGTGCCGCCCCtcccggcccgccccgcccccaggacTCCCGCACCGCGCGGCCGACCGTGGGGCCACCCCACCTGGGCAGGCGCTGGCACCGGGGAGGTCAAATGGCGTATCTTTTATTTGATTCTCTTGAGGGATTGCAGCGAAATGCCCAGAACCTGGGGAGAAGCGGCACGCTTTACGTGGAACCTTTTAGGGATGACTAAGGACTCATTTAGCTGTACGCTTGCCACTTTTCAGGGCTTGCCGAGGTGGTTTTAAATTTGGCCAAGAGTCCCCAGGGTGGTTTAAAATAACACGGCTTCAGGCGGCAGAGGAGTCTG encodes:
- the KLF9 gene encoding Krueppel-like factor 9, whose protein sequence is MSAAAYMDFVAAQCLVSISNRAAVPEHGGAPDAERLRLPEREVTKEHGDPGDTWKDYCTLVTIAKSLLDLNKYRPIQTPSVCSDSLESPDEDMGSDSDVTTESGSSPSHSPEERPDPGSAPSPLSLLHPGVAAKGKHASEKRHKCPYSGCGKVYGKSSHLKAHYRVHTGERPFPCTWPDCLKKFSRSDELTRHYRTHTGEKQFRCPLCEKRFMRSDHLTKHARRHTEFHPSMIKRSKKALAHPL